In Bradyrhizobium sp. G127, one genomic interval encodes:
- a CDS encoding DUF736 domain-containing protein, whose product MATIGTFTASDNGYTGSVKTLTLNVKAKFVATEKDNDKAPDFRIFAGATEFGAAWKKTAQTTNREYLSVKLDDPSFPAPIYASLVKGEGDDSHTLIWSRRNTD is encoded by the coding sequence ATGGCTACCATCGGAACCTTCACCGCGTCGGACAACGGCTACACCGGATCGGTCAAGACGCTCACGCTCAACGTCAAGGCGAAGTTCGTCGCGACCGAGAAGGACAACGACAAGGCGCCCGATTTTCGCATCTTCGCTGGTGCCACCGAGTTCGGCGCTGCCTGGAAAAAGACTGCGCAGACGACCAACCGCGAATACCTCTCGGTCAAGCTCGACGATCCGAGCTTCCCGGCGCCGATCTACGCCTCGCTGGTGAAGGGCGAGGGCGACGACAGCCACACGCTGATCTGGTCGCGCCGCAACACCGACTGA
- a CDS encoding HU family DNA-binding protein, with the protein MATQMTKSQLIEQIATKNEVAKKDVKGVIETLAEIGYKELKKNGVFLVPGFAKFVVIKKPATKARQGTNPFTGEAMTFKAKPARKIVRARPVKAAKDAV; encoded by the coding sequence ATGGCAACGCAGATGACGAAATCGCAGTTGATCGAACAGATTGCGACCAAGAACGAAGTGGCCAAGAAGGACGTTAAAGGCGTTATCGAGACGCTCGCTGAAATCGGCTACAAGGAGCTGAAGAAGAACGGCGTGTTCCTCGTTCCTGGCTTTGCCAAATTCGTCGTCATCAAGAAACCCGCCACCAAGGCCCGCCAAGGCACCAACCCCTTCACGGGCGAGGCGATGACCTTCAAAGCGAAGCCTGCGCGCAAGATCGTCAGGGCACGTCCGGTCAAGGCTGCGAAGGACGCGGTGTAA
- a CDS encoding DUF2285 domain-containing protein has translation MLTTAPVGTASTITLDRIPSSLTIEREDGRHILWREASDEQRIWILPDTNPSAPIAAVIPFDMHVAQRVEAVLHLWHGLTDAAVRPVASPLTEQQRRRMILMLRALDGHQQQVTYRDLAATLLDPDVRTQSRRDWLTSSYRSQIIRLVKDAVGRMRGGYRDLLIGQ, from the coding sequence ATGCTGACGACGGCGCCGGTCGGGACCGCGTCCACAATCACGCTCGATCGGATTCCATCGTCACTCACCATAGAACGCGAAGACGGCCGCCACATCTTGTGGCGGGAGGCGAGCGACGAGCAGAGGATCTGGATTCTTCCCGATACGAACCCATCCGCTCCGATCGCCGCCGTTATCCCATTCGATATGCACGTGGCGCAGCGCGTCGAAGCCGTCCTTCACCTTTGGCATGGTCTGACGGATGCTGCGGTGCGCCCGGTTGCCTCGCCCCTGACGGAACAGCAGCGCCGCCGCATGATCTTGATGCTGAGGGCGCTTGACGGTCATCAGCAACAGGTAACCTACCGCGACCTCGCCGCCACGCTGCTTGATCCGGATGTGCGGACCCAGAGCCGGCGCGACTGGCTGACCTCATCGTATCGGTCGCAGATCATCCGGCTGGTCAAAGACGCCGTCGGTCGGATGCGGGGCGGCTACCGCGACTTGCTCATCGGCCAATAA
- a CDS encoding DUF2285 domain-containing protein, producing MTKITFDDHPPDLPHVTPYDERHLKTYLRLLDADEEGADWREVVQVIFGLDAEREPDRARSVHDSHLARARWMTKAGYRDLLKPPFQ from the coding sequence ATGACGAAAATTACCTTTGACGACCATCCCCCCGACCTGCCGCATGTCACGCCTTACGACGAGCGGCACCTCAAGACCTACCTTCGGCTGCTTGATGCCGATGAGGAGGGGGCCGACTGGCGTGAGGTCGTGCAGGTGATTTTCGGTCTCGACGCGGAACGCGAGCCGGATCGCGCGCGTAGCGTGCATGACAGTCATCTTGCTCGCGCACGATGGATGACCAAGGCCGGATATCGTGACCTGCTCAAACCGCCATTTCAATGA
- a CDS encoding type II toxin-antitoxin system RelE/ParE family toxin, protein MRVQYRWPIGMPLCRPLSDGLWEVRTPLPSHRIARVLFSVHQERIVVLNGFIKKTQKTPEEELALARKREFES, encoded by the coding sequence ATGCGCGTTCAGTACCGCTGGCCGATTGGCATGCCGTTATGCCGGCCGCTGAGTGACGGTTTGTGGGAGGTACGCACACCCCTTCCAAGCCATCGGATCGCACGCGTTTTGTTCAGCGTGCATCAAGAGCGGATCGTGGTGCTAAACGGGTTCATTAAGAAGACCCAAAAGACGCCGGAAGAGGAGCTGGCTCTCGCGCGCAAACGTGAATTTGAATCCTAA
- a CDS encoding ParB/RepB/Spo0J family partition protein → MSAKKIETVVESGTEIFVPLNKLKKSPNNARKMPHSEASIEACAASIAAKGILQNLVIEPEVDADGAATGFYFVTIGEGRRLAQLLRVKRKEIKKTEPIRCVIDTTNDPHEISLDENVTRENMHPADQFEAFKKLAEERGCGAEEIAARFGVTPHVVRQRLRLGAVSPKLMQIYREGDLTLDQLMAFAITEDHARQDAAYERLSYNRDASTIRRMLTEANVAATDRRAIFVGAEAYAEAGGSILRDLFTEDRGGYFEDVALLDRLTMEKLERTATTLREAEGWKWVQAYLDYPHSHGLRRSYPQPVELSADEAAAYDAAQAEYNSLSEQYESAEELPDDVDARCGELETEMERIDAKRQAYDPDNIARGGAFVILNHDGALRVERGFIRPEDAKPETTEANGDGEAGHSVTHDGEIIADRDLDHHGTDADDEDTESDKLSDSLVRDLTAHRTLGLRLALSDQPEVAIVAVTHTLVAQIFYRGADAHVLDLRPISTVLAGHADGIEDTQAGRTWTDRHAGWAAQMPRDVADLWTFIVALDHDSRMALFAHCVAFTVNAVKLPHERKPRTMATADTLADAVSLDMTAHWTPTVRTYLGRVTKAHILAAVREGASDEAAVRMADMKKQAMAEAAEQLLVGTAWLPAMMRTQPVVQASDGQPQAPGVTEGNHAEAYSDAAE, encoded by the coding sequence ATGTCTGCCAAGAAAATTGAAACCGTCGTGGAGAGCGGCACGGAAATCTTCGTTCCGCTCAACAAGCTCAAGAAGTCTCCGAACAACGCCCGCAAGATGCCGCACAGTGAGGCGTCTATCGAGGCCTGCGCGGCCAGCATCGCCGCCAAAGGCATCCTGCAAAACCTCGTCATCGAGCCGGAGGTGGACGCGGACGGTGCGGCGACCGGGTTCTATTTCGTCACCATCGGCGAGGGCCGCAGGCTGGCGCAGCTTTTGCGCGTCAAGCGCAAGGAGATCAAAAAGACCGAACCGATCCGCTGCGTCATCGACACCACTAACGATCCACACGAGATCAGCCTCGACGAGAACGTCACCCGGGAAAACATGCACCCCGCTGATCAGTTCGAAGCATTCAAGAAGCTGGCGGAGGAACGCGGTTGCGGCGCGGAAGAAATCGCCGCCCGTTTCGGTGTCACGCCGCATGTGGTGCGGCAGCGGCTGCGGCTGGGCGCGGTGTCACCCAAGCTGATGCAAATCTACCGCGAGGGTGATCTGACGCTCGACCAGTTGATGGCCTTCGCCATCACCGAAGATCATGCCCGGCAAGACGCCGCCTATGAGCGGCTGTCTTATAACCGTGATGCCAGCACCATCCGCCGCATGCTCACCGAGGCCAATGTCGCCGCCACGGATCGCCGCGCGATCTTTGTCGGGGCGGAGGCCTACGCGGAGGCGGGTGGCAGCATCCTGCGCGATCTGTTCACCGAGGATCGCGGCGGCTATTTCGAGGACGTGGCGCTGCTCGACCGGCTCACCATGGAAAAGCTGGAACGCACGGCGACCACCTTGCGTGAAGCGGAAGGGTGGAAATGGGTGCAAGCCTATCTCGACTATCCGCACAGCCACGGTCTGCGCCGGTCCTATCCGCAGCCGGTGGAATTGTCGGCGGACGAGGCCGCCGCTTATGACGCCGCGCAGGCGGAATACAACAGCCTGTCGGAACAATACGAAAGCGCCGAGGAACTTCCCGACGATGTCGATGCGCGGTGCGGGGAGCTTGAAACCGAAATGGAGCGGATCGACGCCAAGCGTCAGGCTTACGATCCCGACAACATCGCGCGCGGCGGGGCCTTCGTGATCCTCAATCATGACGGCGCCTTGCGGGTCGAACGCGGCTTCATCCGGCCCGAGGATGCGAAACCGGAAACGACGGAGGCCAACGGCGATGGCGAGGCCGGTCACAGCGTGACCCATGATGGTGAGATCATCGCAGACCGCGATCTGGATCATCACGGAACCGATGCGGACGACGAGGATACCGAGAGCGACAAGCTGTCGGACAGTCTCGTGCGCGATCTGACGGCGCACCGCACCCTCGGCCTTCGCCTGGCCTTGAGCGACCAGCCGGAGGTTGCCATCGTGGCCGTCACCCACACGCTCGTCGCGCAGATTTTCTATCGCGGCGCGGACGCCCATGTTCTCGACCTCCGTCCGATCAGCACTGTGCTGGCCGGGCATGCGGATGGCATCGAGGACACGCAAGCGGGGAGGACGTGGACGGATCGCCACGCCGGGTGGGCGGCGCAGATGCCGCGCGACGTGGCCGACCTGTGGACGTTCATCGTGGCGCTCGACCACGATAGCCGCATGGCGTTGTTTGCGCATTGCGTCGCGTTCACGGTGAATGCGGTGAAGCTGCCGCATGAGCGCAAGCCGCGCACCATGGCGACGGCGGACACGCTGGCAGACGCCGTGTCGCTCGACATGACGGCACATTGGACGCCGACGGTGCGGACCTATCTCGGTCGCGTCACCAAGGCGCACATCCTCGCCGCCGTGCGGGAAGGGGCCAGCGATGAGGCCGCCGTCCGGATGGCCGACATGAAGAAGCAGGCAATGGCGGAAGCCGCCGAACAGCTTCTTGTCGGAACCGCGTGGCTACCTGCGATGATGCGGACACAGCCCGTCGTGCAAGCGAGCGACGGGCAACCGCAGGCGCCGGGTGTCACCGAAGGCAATCATGCGGAGGCTTATTCCGACGCTGCCGAGTGA
- a CDS encoding helix-turn-helix transcriptional regulator: protein MEIREVFARNLRRTRHAKGLSQEALAHEADVDRTYISSLERGVYAATIDMVGKLAEVLGVEPDALLRRASKPSRAKN from the coding sequence ATGGAGATTCGAGAGGTGTTCGCCCGCAACCTGCGCCGGACCCGGCACGCCAAGGGGCTGTCGCAGGAGGCGTTGGCGCATGAAGCGGACGTCGACCGCACCTATATCAGTTCGCTCGAACGCGGCGTTTACGCCGCGACCATCGACATGGTCGGTAAATTGGCCGAGGTGCTCGGTGTCGAGCCGGATGCGCTGCTCCGGCGCGCATCGAAGCCGTCGCGGGCCAAGAATTAG
- a CDS encoding DUF932 domain-containing protein yields MITLTQNEQPVSSGFRVDVSRGERIGRVSSEWFSRPDDERYLDLTNLYDAVRRRADRAQARTVESRAVRVEASRDNAERLALIVPGRDEPVAPTHWSFGQLCSLVGAPSSYMRQLPAPLAGINLQHGLLSHRAELVKTLEADDGRVELRAVTGPDYGRIWDHELVAAVMKIAGNGTGDTRWKVPGVLDWATMTHNPFVDITNDTTTLYASDRDVFLFLVDDTHPIEAGRLPDGSPDVYFRGFYCWNSEVGSKTLGIASFYLRAVCMNRNLWGVENFEEIIIRHSKFAAQRFAHEAAPALTSFANSSPAPFIAGIKAARERIVARTDDDRETFLRKRGFSKSETAKIIDTVLNEEGRPPESLFDFVQGLTAHARTKTHQDARLDLEGRAKKLLERAA; encoded by the coding sequence ATGATAACCCTGACCCAGAATGAGCAGCCTGTTTCCAGCGGCTTTCGCGTGGACGTCTCGCGCGGCGAACGCATAGGCCGTGTTTCGTCGGAATGGTTTTCCCGCCCCGATGACGAACGCTATCTCGATCTGACCAATCTCTATGACGCGGTGCGCCGCCGCGCCGACCGCGCGCAGGCCCGCACCGTAGAGAGCCGCGCCGTAAGGGTGGAGGCGAGCCGCGACAATGCGGAGCGTCTTGCGCTCATCGTGCCGGGCCGCGATGAACCCGTCGCGCCGACGCATTGGAGCTTTGGACAATTGTGCAGCCTTGTCGGCGCGCCATCGTCTTACATGCGCCAGCTTCCCGCGCCGTTAGCCGGGATCAATCTGCAACATGGCTTGCTGTCGCATCGCGCCGAACTCGTGAAAACACTGGAGGCCGACGACGGTCGCGTCGAATTGCGCGCCGTGACCGGCCCCGATTATGGTCGCATCTGGGATCACGAGCTTGTCGCCGCCGTGATGAAAATCGCGGGCAACGGGACCGGGGACACGCGATGGAAGGTGCCGGGTGTGCTGGATTGGGCGACCATGACGCACAACCCGTTCGTGGACATCACCAACGACACCACGACGCTCTATGCCAGCGACCGCGACGTGTTCCTGTTTCTGGTGGACGACACCCATCCCATCGAAGCAGGCCGTTTGCCGGACGGATCGCCGGATGTGTATTTCCGGGGGTTCTATTGCTGGAACAGCGAGGTTGGATCGAAGACGCTCGGCATCGCGTCGTTTTATCTGCGCGCCGTGTGCATGAACCGCAATCTGTGGGGCGTCGAGAACTTCGAGGAAATCATCATCCGGCATTCGAAATTCGCCGCGCAGCGTTTCGCCCACGAGGCCGCACCCGCATTGACGAGCTTCGCCAATTCGTCGCCCGCGCCGTTCATCGCCGGGATCAAGGCCGCGCGGGAGCGGATTGTCGCCCGCACCGACGACGACCGTGAGACGTTCCTGCGCAAGCGCGGCTTTTCCAAATCGGAGACGGCCAAGATCATCGACACCGTGTTGAACGAGGAAGGCCGCCCGCCGGAAAGCCTGTTCGATTTCGTGCAGGGTCTTACCGCCCACGCCCGCACCAAAACCCATCAGGACGCGCGCCTCGATCTTGAAGGGAGGGCCAAGAAATTGCTGGAACGCGCTGCTTAA
- a CDS encoding nucleotidyl transferase AbiEii/AbiGii toxin family protein, giving the protein MSSKAGGLKSAIDAFIQRRGIEAGMDQNLMKEAIHLHLLSALSEAGVLQHVIFQGGTALRLCYGGERYSEDLDFVCGKAGAYLKDVEFDALVDKALETTKRTLQRDFDIDAAQIALKRPAQPELVKGSDVNVAAWQIVVPVNPTPKTPKSRIKIEFANVPSYDSKPLTVSATPGLVQIQDVILNAETPNEILADKAVALTARAALKFRDVWDVWFLVNKLGATPDREMVLKKFADYGTADIAVKANARLDELAKDATATAFYAEMKRFLPSARVAQMSQMNLQRAMLSDSADLIRKTVV; this is encoded by the coding sequence ATGAGCAGCAAAGCGGGCGGGCTTAAGAGCGCGATCGACGCCTTCATCCAACGCCGCGGGATCGAAGCGGGCATGGACCAGAACTTGATGAAGGAGGCCATCCATCTTCATCTCTTGTCCGCGCTGTCCGAAGCGGGCGTCCTTCAGCATGTCATCTTTCAGGGTGGAACTGCTCTGCGCCTTTGCTATGGCGGCGAGCGCTACAGCGAAGACCTCGATTTCGTATGCGGCAAGGCGGGCGCCTATCTGAAAGACGTCGAGTTTGACGCCCTCGTTGATAAGGCGCTCGAAACCACGAAGCGAACTCTGCAGCGCGACTTCGACATTGATGCCGCGCAGATTGCTCTGAAACGTCCAGCACAGCCAGAGCTCGTCAAGGGAAGTGACGTCAATGTCGCCGCATGGCAGATCGTGGTGCCGGTCAACCCGACGCCCAAGACGCCGAAGTCGCGCATTAAGATCGAGTTCGCCAACGTCCCGTCCTACGACTCCAAGCCACTGACGGTTAGTGCAACGCCGGGCCTGGTGCAGATTCAAGATGTGATCCTCAACGCCGAAACCCCAAATGAGATCCTGGCGGACAAGGCAGTCGCGTTGACCGCAAGGGCGGCTCTCAAATTCCGCGATGTGTGGGACGTCTGGTTCCTCGTCAACAAGCTCGGCGCGACACCCGATCGCGAGATGGTTCTGAAGAAATTCGCCGATTACGGCACCGCCGATATTGCGGTCAAGGCAAATGCCCGTCTCGACGAATTGGCAAAAGACGCGACAGCGACGGCGTTCTATGCCGAGATGAAACGCTTCCTCCCGTCGGCACGGGTCGCACAGATGTCGCAAATGAATTTGCAGCGCGCGATGCTTTCGGACAGCGCCGATCTTATTCGAAAGACTGTTGTGTAA
- a CDS encoding helix-turn-helix domain-containing protein, whose product MAKKTKKARSSAKLNTLDDFLVADRKLNEFEAVAIKETLAWQIAEAMKKGNLSRARLAVRMRTSRSQITRLLDPKDGNVTINTLQRAAKMVGRSLRLELI is encoded by the coding sequence ATGGCGAAAAAAACAAAGAAGGCCCGCAGCTCGGCCAAACTCAATACCCTTGATGACTTCCTGGTCGCGGATCGCAAACTCAATGAGTTCGAAGCCGTCGCCATCAAGGAAACACTGGCCTGGCAAATTGCTGAAGCCATGAAGAAGGGCAATTTATCGCGCGCCCGACTGGCGGTGCGCATGAGAACCAGCCGGAGCCAAATCACCAGGCTTCTCGATCCCAAGGACGGGAATGTGACCATCAACACGCTGCAACGGGCGGCAAAGATGGTGGGACGCTCGTTGCGGCTCGAATTGATCTAG
- a CDS encoding Eco57I restriction-modification methylase domain-containing protein, with protein MRATKIKKGDFVISGNLFTRDYLLEGIERTEQWKTLDDKSVAALKQCLSAIAKNFLKIAKPNEAETEKEFIYPVLEALGWADYQVQQILSQKGRKQVPDALLFGDSAAKSLAVGEAQQWKRFQHGLAVLEAKRWSRALDRADKKDPSEEGVPSTQMLQYLSRVDVQTNNKVRLGILTNGNVWRLYFQGALSVSEDYFEVDLAKALELPHHELNLLDLADARLTPDRILRLFILMFGRPAFLPFEGARTFHDISREAGKSWEEKVTKDLSKLVFGDLFPKLVAAIAKHDPKPPAAVDRTYLDEVRQAALIFLYRLLFVVYAEDRDLLPDQREPYKSYSLTTMRFDIAERIAKKQTLSSSMLIYWPKLSAVFKAIAEGDDDLGIPPYNGGLFSKDSAPLLDRVQLPDDIVSALIYGLSHREEDGAARYINYRDLSVQQLGTIYERTLEYDLRFEGGVVAVHIDDTARHESGSYYTPDSLVSLIIDKSIGPFVQERLQAFRDRAEELGKDKRGVDIRHAELQGLDPASLILDLKICDPAMGSGHFLVSLVDWLADRVLTAIAESESVVDWSEKPYRSPVLNSIEATRQDIIKQATQHKWPFVIEHLDDRHIIRRTILKRCIYGVDRNPMAVELAKVALWLHTFTVGAPLSFLDHHLRCGNSLFGYWISEALDRSTKWGGQLLLNEPMKKATAQAVAMRKLERVTDVDIAEVHESKTLFDGIEQETQPLNTFINTLYALDWQKLDKADETAIRAWLDGQFGDPFDVSRGKIRLGPSDAGMGHPEAKDVIDRLPPKIVATAEQFAGLLTRSRELIGRERFQNWQVSFPGVWKQWESVELNGGFDAVIGNPPYVRQELIKEYKPALKRAFAATYDGSADLYVYFYEQGLKLLRPGGRLSYVVTNKWMRVGYADGLRDLFDKKAWIEFVADFGHAKKFFPDADVFPSVIVVRKPTGGDAPVETSVCVIPREDVPEKGLDEAVAKATYALPRSYFTKDPWALEPPAVAALLIKIKAQGTPLKSVIPRLPVNGIKTGLNQAFLIDADEHAKLIALDPACASIIKPYLRGQDIRRWRSPVKTQFMILLKSSSDFIWPWSGKDDAEAEKVFQATYPSLFQRMKRFEDYTDPKTGKKRGLKHREDQGKFWWELRPCAYYDLFASPKFIYQAIQFYARYTFEDQEVYGNNKTYFFGADNLALLGILNSPLMWWYGWRHFIHMKDEALSNDQVKIAELPIAKSLLENDTLKTTVSDLIDTVNRVSVADNSIREWLHQEFGIERGSAALRNPSALSFDDFIKAVKGGLEKGRKLTASEISELKREYETTVAPAIASRVEIKQLEGSISDIVNVAYGLSPEEIALLWRSAPPRMPFTPTGLIEVPGVEMHDDEEVE; from the coding sequence ATGCGTGCCACAAAAATAAAAAAGGGCGACTTCGTGATTTCAGGAAATCTGTTCACACGCGACTACCTTCTCGAAGGTATAGAGCGCACTGAGCAATGGAAAACCCTCGACGATAAGAGTGTGGCGGCGCTGAAACAGTGCTTGAGCGCTATTGCCAAAAACTTTCTCAAAATCGCCAAGCCCAACGAAGCCGAGACTGAGAAAGAATTTATCTATCCGGTTCTCGAAGCGCTCGGTTGGGCCGATTATCAGGTTCAGCAAATCCTCTCACAGAAGGGCCGCAAACAAGTTCCTGACGCGTTGCTCTTTGGCGACTCCGCCGCGAAGTCACTGGCGGTCGGCGAGGCACAACAGTGGAAACGCTTCCAACATGGCTTGGCGGTTCTTGAAGCGAAGCGCTGGAGCCGCGCGCTTGACCGCGCCGATAAAAAAGATCCAAGCGAGGAAGGCGTCCCATCGACGCAGATGCTCCAGTATTTGAGCCGCGTCGATGTTCAAACGAACAACAAGGTCAGACTTGGCATTTTAACAAACGGAAATGTTTGGCGCCTCTACTTTCAAGGCGCCCTCTCCGTTTCAGAAGACTATTTTGAAGTCGATCTCGCCAAAGCCCTTGAGCTTCCGCATCACGAACTGAATCTTCTGGATCTCGCTGACGCCCGACTCACACCCGATCGCATACTGCGTTTGTTCATTTTGATGTTCGGCCGGCCAGCCTTTCTCCCGTTCGAGGGCGCCCGCACCTTTCACGACATCTCGCGTGAGGCGGGCAAGTCCTGGGAAGAAAAGGTCACTAAAGACCTGTCAAAACTCGTTTTCGGCGACCTGTTCCCGAAACTTGTAGCGGCTATCGCCAAACATGATCCCAAACCGCCCGCCGCCGTCGATCGAACCTATCTCGACGAGGTCCGGCAAGCGGCGCTCATCTTTCTCTATCGTTTGCTGTTTGTGGTTTATGCCGAGGACCGCGACCTGCTTCCAGACCAACGGGAGCCGTACAAGTCTTACTCGCTCACGACGATGCGCTTTGATATCGCGGAACGTATTGCCAAAAAGCAGACGCTGTCTTCGTCGATGTTGATCTATTGGCCGAAACTGTCGGCCGTTTTTAAAGCAATCGCCGAGGGCGACGATGACCTCGGCATCCCGCCTTACAACGGCGGGCTCTTTTCCAAAGATAGCGCTCCGCTGCTCGACCGGGTCCAGCTTCCCGACGACATCGTCTCAGCCCTTATTTATGGCCTCTCTCACCGGGAAGAGGATGGCGCGGCACGGTATATCAATTACCGCGATCTCTCCGTTCAGCAGCTAGGGACCATTTACGAGCGCACACTCGAATACGATCTTCGCTTTGAAGGCGGAGTTGTCGCTGTCCACATCGACGATACCGCCCGCCATGAATCAGGCAGCTATTACACCCCTGACAGCCTGGTCTCTCTCATCATCGACAAATCAATCGGGCCGTTCGTTCAAGAGCGGCTTCAAGCGTTTCGCGACCGCGCCGAGGAGCTTGGCAAAGACAAACGAGGCGTAGACATCCGCCATGCCGAATTGCAGGGCTTAGACCCGGCAAGCCTTATCCTCGATCTCAAGATTTGCGACCCCGCTATGGGTTCAGGCCATTTTCTGGTCAGCCTTGTCGATTGGCTGGCCGACCGTGTGCTTACTGCCATTGCTGAATCAGAGTCAGTTGTTGATTGGTCTGAAAAACCCTATCGGTCCCCTGTGCTCAACAGCATCGAGGCAACCCGACAGGACATCATCAAGCAAGCCACACAACATAAATGGCCGTTCGTTATCGAGCACCTGGACGATCGGCATATCATTCGCCGGACGATTTTAAAGCGATGCATTTACGGCGTAGACCGCAATCCGATGGCTGTAGAGTTGGCAAAGGTCGCCCTCTGGCTTCACACGTTCACGGTTGGCGCACCGCTGTCATTCCTTGATCACCATCTTCGCTGCGGAAATTCTTTATTTGGTTACTGGATTTCCGAAGCGCTTGATCGCTCCACGAAATGGGGCGGCCAACTCCTGCTCAACGAGCCGATGAAAAAAGCCACGGCGCAAGCCGTCGCCATGCGAAAGCTTGAGCGTGTCACCGACGTCGATATCGCTGAAGTACATGAGTCAAAGACTCTATTTGACGGCATCGAGCAAGAAACGCAGCCGTTAAACACCTTCATCAACACCCTCTATGCCCTGGATTGGCAAAAGCTCGACAAGGCGGATGAAACGGCAATCCGCGCTTGGCTTGACGGACAATTTGGCGACCCCTTCGACGTATCTCGCGGAAAGATCAGACTCGGCCCATCTGACGCCGGCATGGGTCACCCAGAAGCCAAGGATGTCATCGACCGCCTTCCGCCGAAGATCGTCGCGACCGCCGAACAGTTTGCGGGCCTTCTCACCAGATCCCGCGAGCTTATCGGCCGCGAACGTTTTCAAAACTGGCAAGTCTCTTTTCCCGGTGTTTGGAAACAATGGGAGAGCGTGGAATTAAATGGCGGGTTCGACGCCGTCATTGGAAACCCGCCCTACGTTCGCCAAGAGCTAATCAAAGAATACAAGCCGGCCTTGAAGCGGGCGTTCGCCGCAACGTATGATGGCTCCGCTGACCTTTACGTATATTTCTATGAGCAGGGGCTCAAGCTTCTGCGTCCGGGTGGTCGTCTGTCCTACGTTGTCACTAATAAATGGATGCGCGTTGGTTATGCGGACGGGCTTCGCGACTTATTTGACAAGAAAGCTTGGATCGAATTCGTCGCCGACTTCGGTCACGCTAAAAAATTCTTCCCAGATGCCGACGTATTCCCCTCTGTCATTGTCGTCAGAAAGCCGACCGGCGGCGATGCGCCTGTCGAAACCAGTGTTTGCGTTATTCCCCGCGAAGACGTTCCTGAAAAAGGACTCGACGAAGCTGTGGCAAAAGCCACATACGCACTGCCACGCAGTTACTTCACCAAAGATCCGTGGGCACTTGAGCCGCCCGCAGTTGCCGCGCTTCTCATAAAAATTAAAGCACAAGGAACGCCACTTAAAAGCGTTATCCCCCGGCTCCCCGTCAACGGTATCAAGACGGGTCTCAATCAGGCCTTTCTAATTGACGCAGATGAGCACGCCAAACTTATCGCCTTAGATCCGGCGTGCGCCTCAATAATCAAACCGTACTTGAGGGGCCAGGATATTCGCCGCTGGCGGTCACCTGTTAAGACACAGTTCATGATTTTATTGAAATCTAGTTCGGACTTCATCTGGCCTTGGTCCGGCAAAGACGATGCCGAAGCCGAAAAGGTATTTCAGGCTACCTATCCGTCATTGTTTCAACGGATGAAGCGCTTCGAAGACTATACGGACCCTAAGACCGGCAAGAAGCGCGGGCTCAAACATCGAGAAGACCAAGGGAAATTTTGGTGGGAGCTGCGACCTTGCGCGTACTACGATCTCTTCGCGAGTCCTAAATTCATTTATCAAGCAATCCAATTCTATGCTCGCTACACATTCGAAGATCAGGAAGTCTACGGAAATAACAAAACGTACTTCTTCGGCGCAGACAATCTGGCGCTTTTGGGCATTCTGAATTCCCCGCTGATGTGGTGGTACGGCTGGCGGCACTTCATCCATATGAAGGATGAGGCGCTCTCCAATGATCAGGTCAAAATTGCAGAACTGCCCATCGCTAAATCACTTCTCGAAAACGACACCCTGAAAACGACCGTCAGCGATCTGATCGACACCGTAAACCGCGTATCGGTCGCCGATAACAGTATCCGGGAATGGCTTCATCAAGAATTTGGAATCGAGCGCGGGTCCGCGGCGCTCAGAAATCCAAGCGCCTTGTCGTTTGATGATTTCATCAAGGCGGTCAAGGGCGGGTTGGAGAAAGGCCGCAAGCTGACTGCATCGGAAATCAGCGAGCTAAAGCGCGAATACGAAACTACCGTCGCGCCAGCAATCGCATCTCGCGTGGAAATCAAACAGCTTGAAGGCAGCATCTCTGACATTGTGAATGTGGCTTACGGTCTATCCCCGGAGGAGATCGCCCTGCTTTGGCGCTCGGCACCCCCGCGTATGCCATTCACGCCGACCGGCTTAATTGAGGTTCCCGGAGTTGAAATGCATGACGACGAGGAGGTCGAATAA